The window GAGAACCGTTCCCCTGTCTTATGCAGATGCGCTGATTGTCACCCTTGCGCTTGCGTATGTCGTGCCGGACTAATGCTGGCCGTCCTGCTGGCAGGGCTGATGCTCGCTTTTACCGCCAGATGTCTGGGATTGCCGCGGTTACCGTTCTGGACGGCGACGGCTAGATAACCAAAAGTAATCAAAAAGCAAAAGGACTATTATAGATGTGCGCCGAAGAAGCTGGTACACCTGAAAAGCACCAAATACCAGCGGGGAGGGCGACCGTCTTGGAAATCACGAGCATGCAAATCTTCGAGGAAATGAAAAAAGGAAACGCCGTCCGGGTGAAACAGGCCAAGGAAGAGGGGCGCAAGGTGGTGGGGACCTACTGTACTTTCGCCCCCGAGGAACTGATCCTGGCGGCCGGCGCCATTCCGATCGGCTTGTGCGGCACGAAGGAGGAGCCCATCCCGGCCGCCGAAGAGGTTCTCCCACGCAACCTCTGCCCCCTGATCAAGTCTTCCTACGGTCATATCGCCCACACCGTTTTTGGTAATAAAAACAGGCTCACGCTCCCGGCGACAAAACTCCGAGATTTCATTAGCGTTGTTCCTTAAATCCGAAATCGGCCGGATATTCGGCATTTCAAGCCCTCCTGGCTCTCAATATCCATGCATTTACCATACTAGAATTTTGAGAGACAATTGAACTGTATCTTGGCTGTGCCTGGTCACGGTGCGGCTCCGGAGGAGCAGTTCCTCCCCTTGACATGGACCATGCAGGTCTATACAATCGCATTTGTGACGGACGGTGACAGATAGAACTTCAGGGAAGGGGGCGGGGACGTGATCCCGGCTGTGGAAACGTCGGGCTTGGTGAAGACCTTCGGGAAGACGCGCGCCTTGGACGGCGTCGACCTCGAGATCGGCCGCGGTTCGGTCTATGGACTTCTCGGTCCCAACGGGGCCGGCAAGACCACCATTATCCGCATCCTCGCCACGCTCCTTCGTCCCAACGCCGGCACCGCGCGCGTACTCGGGCACGACGTGGTGCGCGAAGCGGCGGCGGTCCGGTCCAAGGTCGGCCTGACGGGCCAGTTCGCGTCCGTGGACGAGGACCTCACCGGCCGGGAGAACCTTGTGTTGATCGGCCGCCTGCTGGGGTTTTCGTGGCGCGGCGCGCGGGACCGGGCGGACGAGCTTCTCGGCGCGTTCGGCCTGGCGGAGGCCGCTGGACGCCAGGTGCGGACGTTCTCCGGCGGAATGCGGCGCCGGTTGGACATCGCGGCGAGCCTCGCGGCTACTCCCGAGTTGCTCTTCCTGGACGAGCCGACAACGGGCCTTGATCCACGGAGCCGGAATCATGTCTGGGACCTTATCCGCGCCGTTGCAGCTCAAGGCACGACGGTGCTCCTGACCACGCAGTATCTTGAGGAAGCCGACCGCCTGGCGGACCGCCTGGCCGTCATCGACTGCGGCAAGCTGATCGCGGAAGGGATGAGTCACGAGCTGAAGGTGTCCGTGGGCGGGAATACGCTCCAGGTTCGCCTCCGCGCTGCCGAACAGCGCCCGGCGGCCGGGGAACTCCTCAAAGAGCAACTCGGCCTCAAGATTCACAATGGAAGCGATCCATACTCAATCTCGGCCGGTGTGGCGAACGACACGGCCGCGACGGAGGCGCTCGTCGCGCTTTCCCGCGCCGGCATAGGCGTCACCGAGTTCTCTCTCGGCCAGCCCAGCCTGGACGAGGTGTTCTTCGCTCTCACGGGGCGTCCCGCCGAGGACCGGTCGCCGGAGGTGAGCGCGTGAAAGGGAAGGGGAAGGTCTCCCCGGGTGCCGCTTTCGCGGAGGACGCCCTGCGACGCCCGGCGGTCGAACGGCCGCCGGCGCCCAGCGCCTTGTCCGCCTCGCTGACGCTCGGGTGGCGTACGCTGCTGAAAATCAAGCATCTGCCGTATCAGCTCTTCGACGTGACCGTGTACCCGCTCATGATGACGCTTTTGTTCACGTTTCTCTTCGGTGGCGCCCTCGCGGGCTCCCCCGGGGAATACATCCAGTTCCTGCTGCCGGGCATCCTGGTCCAGACCGTGATCTTCATCACCGTCTACACGGGGATGGGCCTTAACATCGACATCGACAAGCGCCTCTTCGACCGCTTCCGGTCGTTGCCCATCTGGCAACCGGCGCCGTTGGTGGGGGCGTTGCTCGGCGACGTGCTGCGCTACTCGGTCGCCGCGCTGATGGTTATCGGCTTGGGGCTGACCCTGGGGTTTCACCCCGGGGGAGGGGCCGTCGGCGTGCTTCTCGCCGTGGCGCTCGTGCTCGTTTTCGCCTTCAGCGTGTCCTGGATCTGGATGGTGGTCGGGATGATGGTCAAGACGCCCGACTCTGTCATGACGATGAGCTTTGTGATCCTGTTTCCGCTCACCTTCGTGAGCAACATCTTCGTGGATGCTTCCACCATGCCGGGCTGGCTGCAGACCATCGTCGGCCTCAACCCGGTGACGCACCTGGTTACCGCGGCGCGCGGGCTGATGCACGGGAGCGTGGCGCTGGTGAACGTGACGTGGGTGCTCGCCGCCTCCGCAGCGATCGTGGCTGTGTTCGCGCCGCTGGCGATGCGGGTGTACCGCAAGGAGAGGTAACCGCACGGGGCCTGTTGCGGGGATATCG is drawn from Bacillota bacterium and contains these coding sequences:
- a CDS encoding ATP-binding cassette domain-containing protein is translated as MIPAVETSGLVKTFGKTRALDGVDLEIGRGSVYGLLGPNGAGKTTIIRILATLLRPNAGTARVLGHDVVREAAAVRSKVGLTGQFASVDEDLTGRENLVLIGRLLGFSWRGARDRADELLGAFGLAEAAGRQVRTFSGGMRRRLDIAASLAATPELLFLDEPTTGLDPRSRNHVWDLIRAVAAQGTTVLLTTQYLEEADRLADRLAVIDCGKLIAEGMSHELKVSVGGNTLQVRLRAAEQRPAAGELLKEQLGLKIHNGSDPYSISAGVANDTAATEALVALSRAGIGVTEFSLGQPSLDEVFFALTGRPAEDRSPEVSA
- a CDS encoding ABC transporter permease, yielding MRRPAVERPPAPSALSASLTLGWRTLLKIKHLPYQLFDVTVYPLMMTLLFTFLFGGALAGSPGEYIQFLLPGILVQTVIFITVYTGMGLNIDIDKRLFDRFRSLPIWQPAPLVGALLGDVLRYSVAALMVIGLGLTLGFHPGGGAVGVLLAVALVLVFAFSVSWIWMVVGMMVKTPDSVMTMSFVILFPLTFVSNIFVDASTMPGWLQTIVGLNPVTHLVTAARGLMHGSVALVNVTWVLAASAAIVAVFAPLAMRVYRKER